Proteins from a genomic interval of Cognatishimia sp. WU-CL00825:
- the guaB gene encoding IMP dehydrogenase codes for MEIREALTFDDVLLVPGASDVLPSTADTRTRVTNSITMNIPLLSSAMDTVTEARMAIAIAQAGGIGVIHKNLTAQEQADQVRRVKRFESGIVYNPITLKADQTLADAKDLQERYRVTGFPVIDDAGRVQGIVTNRDMRFAESDDTPVSVMMTTKNLAMLQEPADLEEAKSLMRVRRIEKLLIVDGDKKLTGLLTLKDTEQAVLNPTACKDDLGRLRVAAATSVGDSGFARTKALIDAGADIVVIDTAHGHSAGVIDAVKRVKALNSGVQIIAGNVATGAATKALIQAGADAVKVGIGPGSICTTRMVAGVGVPQLTAIMDCAKAAGDVPVIADGGIKFSGDFAKAIAAGASCAMVGSMIAGTDESPGEVILYNGRSYKSYRGMGSLGAMARGSADRYFQKDAASDKLVPEGIEGQVAYKGSAGNVIHQLVGGLRAAMGYTGNRTIADMRKNCNFVKITGAGLKESHVHDVQITRESPNYRIGS; via the coding sequence ATGGAGATTCGTGAGGCTCTTACCTTCGACGACGTATTGCTGGTTCCCGGCGCTTCAGATGTGCTGCCAAGCACAGCGGATACACGCACGCGTGTGACCAATTCCATCACGATGAATATCCCGCTGCTCAGTTCCGCAATGGATACTGTAACCGAGGCCCGCATGGCCATTGCCATTGCGCAGGCTGGCGGGATTGGCGTGATTCACAAAAACCTAACAGCCCAAGAACAGGCTGATCAAGTCCGGCGCGTCAAGCGTTTTGAAAGCGGCATCGTGTACAACCCGATCACGCTGAAAGCGGATCAGACCTTGGCAGACGCCAAAGACCTACAGGAACGTTACCGTGTCACCGGGTTCCCGGTTATCGATGACGCTGGCCGTGTTCAAGGCATTGTAACCAACCGCGACATGCGTTTTGCTGAATCCGACGACACACCGGTGTCTGTGATGATGACAACAAAAAATCTGGCCATGCTGCAAGAACCCGCTGACCTTGAAGAGGCCAAAAGCCTTATGCGCGTGCGTCGCATCGAAAAGCTTTTGATTGTGGATGGCGATAAAAAACTCACTGGCCTTTTGACACTCAAAGACACCGAACAAGCGGTTTTAAACCCGACAGCCTGCAAAGACGATCTGGGGCGCTTGCGCGTTGCCGCGGCAACCTCGGTCGGCGACAGCGGCTTTGCCCGCACAAAGGCGCTGATTGACGCTGGCGCTGATATCGTGGTGATCGACACGGCCCACGGCCATTCCGCTGGCGTGATTGATGCGGTCAAACGCGTCAAAGCTCTGAATTCCGGCGTGCAGATCATTGCTGGTAATGTGGCCACTGGTGCCGCAACCAAAGCCCTGATCCAAGCCGGGGCTGACGCGGTAAAGGTCGGCATTGGTCCGGGATCTATTTGCACCACACGCATGGTCGCAGGTGTGGGTGTCCCACAGCTGACGGCAATTATGGATTGTGCCAAGGCCGCCGGCGACGTGCCGGTGATTGCTGATGGTGGCATCAAGTTCTCGGGCGACTTTGCCAAAGCCATCGCTGCAGGGGCCTCTTGCGCCATGGTTGGCAGCATGATCGCTGGCACTGACGAATCTCCGGGTGAAGTGATCCTTTATAACGGTCGTTCCTACAAATCTTACCGCGGCATGGGGTCCTTGGGGGCCATGGCGCGCGGATCAGCGGATCGTTATTTCCAAAAAGATGCTGCAAGCGACAAACTCGTACCCGAGGGGATCGAAGGTCAGGTGGCCTACAAAGGCTCTGCCGGCAACGTCATTCATCAGCTTGTGGGCGGACTGCGTGCCGCAATGGGCTATACCGGCAATCGCACGATAGCTGACATGCGCAAGAACTGTAACTTTGTGAAAATCACCGGCGCGGGTCTGAAAGAAAGCCATGTGCATGATGTGCAAATCACCCGAGAATCCCCGAATTACCGGATCGGATCATGA
- the pstA gene encoding phosphate ABC transporter permease PstA → MSDISMSQNASPAPKSSIHTQSQHTKKRNAAEARFKAYGIAAIAAGLFVLVVLLSTIVSNGYGAFQQTFVTLDVELLESKLDKKGTRDLEKVKKVSTFGYAPLMKTAFEKKVQDLGIQTPLKSKAMAALLSKSAAADLRNYVIQDLDRIGTTATFTFLANSRVDGYLKGRVSRESIANDKNISVAQLDLVDQLVQAGVIQKRFNLDFILGADASDQRPEAAGIGVAMAGSFFMMLVVLGLALPIGVAASIYLEEFAPTNWITDIIEVNISNLAAVPSIVFGILGLAVFINYMHLPQSAPLVGGLVLTLMTLPTIIISTRASLKAVPPSIRDAALGLGASKMQSVFHHVLPLAAPGILTGTIIGLAQALGETAPLLLIGMIGFIASNPPDGIVEGFLAPNSAMPAQIYEWAKRADPAFYERAWGGIIILLVFLITMNTIAVILRRRFERRW, encoded by the coding sequence ATGAGCGATATTTCCATGTCCCAAAACGCAAGTCCTGCGCCAAAATCCTCTATTCACACGCAGTCACAACACACTAAAAAACGCAATGCTGCCGAGGCACGTTTCAAAGCCTATGGGATAGCCGCAATTGCCGCCGGTTTGTTTGTGCTGGTTGTGTTGCTCAGCACGATCGTCAGCAATGGCTACGGTGCCTTTCAACAAACTTTTGTGACGCTTGACGTCGAGCTGCTAGAGAGCAAACTCGACAAAAAAGGCACCCGAGATCTTGAGAAAGTCAAAAAGGTCTCGACCTTTGGCTACGCGCCCTTGATGAAAACCGCCTTTGAGAAAAAGGTTCAGGACCTTGGCATCCAGACACCCTTGAAATCCAAGGCGATGGCCGCGCTTTTGTCGAAATCCGCAGCCGCAGATTTGCGCAACTATGTGATCCAAGACCTTGATCGCATTGGCACAACTGCCACATTCACCTTTCTGGCCAACAGCCGTGTGGATGGCTATTTAAAAGGCCGTGTCAGCCGCGAGAGCATCGCCAATGACAAGAATATATCTGTGGCTCAATTGGATCTGGTGGACCAGCTTGTGCAAGCCGGCGTGATCCAGAAACGCTTCAATCTCGACTTCATCCTAGGTGCTGACGCCTCCGATCAACGCCCCGAAGCCGCCGGCATCGGCGTGGCGATGGCTGGGTCGTTCTTTATGATGTTGGTTGTGCTCGGTCTGGCGCTGCCCATCGGTGTGGCCGCCTCGATCTATCTTGAAGAATTTGCACCCACCAACTGGATCACAGATATCATCGAGGTGAATATCTCAAACCTCGCCGCGGTTCCGTCGATTGTGTTTGGTATCTTGGGCCTCGCGGTCTTTATCAACTATATGCATCTGCCACAATCCGCCCCCTTGGTAGGCGGCCTTGTGCTCACACTGATGACCCTGCCGACAATCATTATCTCGACCCGTGCCTCGCTAAAGGCCGTGCCACCATCCATTCGCGATGCGGCCCTGGGTTTGGGCGCTTCTAAAATGCAATCGGTGTTTCACCACGTCTTGCCACTGGCGGCGCCGGGCATTTTGACCGGCACAATCATCGGCTTGGCTCAGGCGCTTGGCGAAACCGCGCCGTTGCTGCTGATCGGGATGATCGGTTTTATTGCCTCAAACCCACCCGATGGCATTGTCGAAGGCTTTCTTGCGCCAAACTCAGCAATGCCTGCACAAATCTATGAATGGGCCAAACGGGCCGACCCGGCGTTTTATGAACGGGCTTGGGGTGGCATCATCATTCTGCTCGTTTTCCTGATCACAATGAACACAATCGCAGTCATCCTGCGCCGCCGCTTCGAACGCCGCTGGTAA
- the pstB gene encoding phosphate ABC transporter ATP-binding protein PstB: MYDAPNLETAVHQKDIKITADNVQVHYGDTHAIKDVSVQIEAKTVTAFIGPSGCGKSTFLRTLNRMNDTIDICRVTGEILLDGEDIYDPKVDPVQLRAKVGMVFQKPNPFPKSIYDNIAYGPRIHGLANSKADLDDIVEKSLRRGAIWNEVKDRLHAPGTGLSGGQQQRLCIARAVATEPEVLLMDEPCSALDPIATAQVEELIDELRASYSVVIVTHSMQQAARVSQKTAFFHLGNLVEYDDTSKIFTNPKDERTESYITGRIG, encoded by the coding sequence ATGTATGACGCACCCAATCTGGAGACCGCAGTGCACCAGAAAGACATCAAGATCACAGCGGATAATGTCCAAGTGCATTACGGTGACACCCATGCGATCAAAGACGTGTCCGTCCAGATCGAAGCCAAAACCGTGACCGCTTTTATCGGCCCGTCTGGCTGCGGAAAATCAACCTTTCTGCGCACGTTGAACCGGATGAATGACACCATTGATATCTGTCGGGTGACCGGTGAAATCTTGTTGGATGGCGAAGACATCTATGACCCCAAGGTCGACCCAGTGCAATTGCGCGCCAAGGTGGGCATGGTGTTTCAAAAGCCAAACCCGTTCCCCAAGTCGATCTATGACAATATCGCTTATGGGCCGCGCATTCACGGCTTGGCGAACTCCAAGGCCGATCTTGATGACATCGTAGAGAAATCCCTGCGACGCGGTGCGATCTGGAACGAGGTCAAGGACCGGCTGCACGCACCAGGCACAGGCCTGTCAGGCGGACAGCAACAACGGCTTTGCATTGCCCGCGCGGTGGCCACTGAACCCGAAGTGCTGCTGATGGACGAACCCTGTTCAGCGCTTGATCCGATTGCCACCGCACAGGTCGAAGAATTGATCGACGAATTGCGCGCCAGCTATTCGGTAGTGATTGTGACCCACTCGATGCAACAGGCCGCGCGCGTCAGTCAAAAAACCGCGTTTTTTCACCTGGGCAACCTGGTGGAATACGACGACACCTCCAAGATTTTCACCAACCCAAAAGATGAACGCACCGAAAGCTACATCACCGGACGTATTGGTTAA
- a CDS encoding ATP-binding protein, protein MAVDQLNSEIRGDASASHGVRNALVLSISFAFAGAFLQSQNARYILFLLAGGLMVGALFFAFRTLLLHRSKLSVAQSFGAVIAHDPVPKFIVGTDTNIIFRNQAAESAHLLGDTITEVVNQRVVNSRDIVERLTGAAQFEDTATETLTTRVGKTKLHVAVIQKDLCVWTVNDQTRSHDNHTAGPILPMLTTGRGGTVLFMNGAARDLLGERKTKLSDIFDHQDPNASDVNIISTANGLSRCFVLEKELSGDRKELFLIPTQGKEQLKSGMSFEEMPVAVLKTTRTGKVLLTNKAARHLLGDSLSKASHIADVMEGLGRPLNAWLSEAAEDRAQNLNEFLRLRRDDKEVFVQVTLGRIVEDGTIALFAVLNDATELKTLEAQFVQSQKMQAIGQLAGGVAHDFNNLLTAISGHCDLLLLRHEEGDADFADLTQIYQNANRAAGLVGQLLAYSRKQTLQPVTLDLIESLSDLMHLLNRLVGEKITLRVQHDPDVNPINVDRQQFEQVIMNLVVNARDAMPQGGEIEVITENLSFAAPQKWDRAVVPPGDYVSIRVSDQGSGISETNRQKVFEPFFTTKRTGEGTGLGLSTAYGIVKQSGGFIFVDSLLEEGTTFNLLFPTSEVALSSDNTTAEPAALPEGPADGVILLVEDEDPVRAFASRALRLKGFTVLEAANAEEALNYVQDDSLHFDLFVTDVVMPGKDGPTWVNEARQDRPNVRVVFMSGYAEETFSGQEWHFENSVFLPKPFSLAELTQVAQQQISHSA, encoded by the coding sequence TTGGCAGTTGATCAATTGAACTCAGAGATCCGCGGTGACGCTTCAGCGTCACATGGCGTGCGCAATGCGCTGGTGTTGTCCATCAGTTTTGCCTTTGCTGGGGCCTTTTTACAAAGTCAGAATGCACGCTACATTTTGTTTTTATTGGCTGGCGGGTTGATGGTTGGGGCGTTGTTTTTTGCCTTCCGAACCCTTCTTTTGCACCGCTCCAAATTGTCCGTTGCACAGTCCTTTGGGGCCGTTATCGCCCATGATCCGGTGCCAAAATTCATTGTTGGCACTGATACTAATATTATCTTTCGCAACCAGGCAGCCGAAAGCGCCCATCTTTTGGGCGACACCATCACCGAGGTTGTGAACCAACGCGTGGTCAACAGTCGCGATATTGTAGAGCGGCTTACGGGGGCCGCCCAATTTGAAGACACCGCAACGGAAACGCTCACAACCCGGGTTGGGAAAACAAAATTACATGTGGCTGTGATTCAAAAAGACCTATGTGTCTGGACCGTTAACGACCAAACGCGCAGTCACGATAACCACACTGCAGGACCCATTTTGCCGATGCTGACCACAGGGCGGGGTGGCACCGTATTGTTTATGAACGGGGCCGCGCGTGATTTGCTGGGCGAAAGAAAAACCAAACTTTCAGACATTTTTGACCACCAAGATCCCAATGCAAGCGACGTCAATATCATCAGCACAGCCAATGGCTTAAGTCGATGTTTTGTTTTGGAAAAAGAGCTAAGCGGTGACAGAAAAGAGCTGTTTTTGATCCCGACGCAGGGCAAAGAACAATTGAAATCGGGCATGTCATTTGAGGAAATGCCTGTTGCCGTTCTGAAAACCACCCGCACTGGCAAAGTTCTTCTTACCAATAAGGCCGCCCGCCATTTGTTGGGCGACAGCCTGTCCAAGGCCTCTCATATTGCGGATGTGATGGAGGGGTTGGGCCGGCCGCTCAACGCGTGGTTATCAGAGGCTGCAGAGGATCGCGCGCAAAATCTAAACGAATTTCTGCGCCTGCGTCGCGACGATAAAGAAGTGTTTGTTCAGGTCACCCTTGGCCGCATTGTCGAAGACGGCACAATTGCGCTGTTTGCGGTGCTCAATGATGCCACCGAACTTAAGACACTTGAGGCGCAGTTTGTGCAAAGCCAAAAAATGCAGGCCATCGGCCAACTTGCCGGCGGGGTGGCGCATGATTTCAACAACTTACTGACGGCGATTTCCGGGCATTGTGACCTGTTGTTGTTGCGTCACGAAGAAGGGGATGCAGATTTCGCCGACCTGACCCAGATCTATCAAAACGCCAATCGCGCAGCTGGCCTGGTGGGGCAGCTTTTGGCCTATTCTCGCAAGCAAACTTTGCAACCTGTGACCCTGGATCTCATCGAATCACTGTCTGATTTGATGCATTTATTGAACCGGTTGGTTGGCGAAAAAATCACCCTGCGGGTGCAGCACGACCCGGATGTGAACCCCATCAATGTTGACCGGCAGCAGTTTGAACAGGTGATTATGAACCTTGTGGTCAACGCACGTGACGCCATGCCCCAGGGCGGCGAAATAGAAGTGATCACGGAAAACCTGTCTTTTGCTGCACCGCAAAAATGGGACAGAGCAGTGGTCCCGCCTGGCGACTATGTCAGTATCCGGGTGTCAGATCAGGGCAGCGGTATTTCCGAAACCAATCGCCAAAAGGTCTTTGAACCCTTTTTCACCACCAAGCGCACCGGAGAGGGCACCGGGCTTGGCCTCTCCACCGCTTATGGCATTGTAAAGCAATCTGGGGGCTTTATTTTCGTAGACAGTCTGTTGGAGGAGGGCACGACTTTTAATCTGCTGTTCCCAACCTCCGAAGTCGCCCTAAGCTCTGACAATACTACCGCAGAACCAGCGGCGTTGCCCGAAGGTCCAGCAGATGGGGTGATTTTGCTGGTCGAAGATGAGGACCCTGTGCGCGCCTTTGCATCGCGCGCATTGCGCTTAAAGGGCTTTACCGTGCTTGAGGCTGCAAATGCTGAAGAGGCGTTGAATTACGTTCAGGACGACTCGCTGCATTTTGACCTTTTTGTCACCGACGTGGTCATGCCGGGCAAAGATGGACCAACATGGGTCAATGAAGCGCGCCAAGATCGTCCAAACGTGCGCGTGGTCTTTATGTCGGGCTATGCCGAAGAAACGTTTTCAGGTCAAGAATGGCACTTTGAAAATTCGGTTTTTCTGCCAAAACCGTTTTCACTGGCCGAATTGACACAAGTCGCCCAGCAACAGATCAGCCATTCAGCCTAA
- the phoB gene encoding phosphate regulon transcriptional regulator PhoB — protein sequence MTADQPKVLLVEDEPAQREVLLYNLKSEGFDVVSAADGDEAMLLVDEEAPDIIVLDWMLPGISGIEICRRLKTRTQTRNIPVLMLSARAEEVDRVRGLETGADDYVVKPYSVMELMARVRNQLRRVRPASVGQRLEYQDIVLDSETHRVIRNDQPLKLGPTEFRLLATFMEKPGRVWSREQLLDRVWGRDIYVDSRTVDVHVGRLRKALCVHGGEDPLRTVRGAGYALG from the coding sequence ATGACGGCCGATCAACCCAAAGTCCTGCTCGTCGAAGACGAACCCGCGCAGCGCGAAGTCTTGTTGTATAATCTGAAATCCGAAGGGTTTGATGTGGTGTCCGCCGCAGATGGCGACGAAGCCATGTTGTTGGTGGACGAAGAAGCCCCCGATATCATTGTGTTGGATTGGATGCTGCCGGGCATTTCCGGCATCGAAATCTGTCGCCGCCTTAAGACCAGGACCCAAACGCGCAATATTCCGGTTCTGATGCTGTCAGCACGCGCCGAAGAGGTCGACCGCGTGCGTGGTTTAGAAACCGGCGCAGATGACTATGTGGTGAAACCCTATTCAGTGATGGAATTGATGGCCCGCGTGCGCAATCAATTGCGTCGCGTGCGGCCTGCCTCGGTCGGGCAAAGGCTCGAATACCAAGACATCGTGCTGGACAGCGAAACCCACCGGGTGATCCGCAATGATCAGCCCTTAAAACTTGGCCCAACCGAATTTCGCCTGCTCGCGACCTTTATGGAAAAACCCGGCCGCGTCTGGAGCCGTGAACAATTGCTTGACCGGGTCTGGGGGCGCGATATTTATGTCGATAGCCGTACGGTTGATGTGCACGTTGGGCGCCTGCGCAAGGCACTGTGTGTACACGGCGGAGAAGACCCGCTGCGCACCGTGCGCGGGGCAGGCTATGCCCTAGGCTAA
- the phoU gene encoding phosphate signaling complex protein PhoU, translated as MNDHHILSSFDRELEGIQAHIMKMGGLVEEAILDAAKSLRDRDDELANKVRQADKAIDALEILVNEEAAKVIALRAPAAVDLRVALSVMKISGNLERIGDYAKNMAKRTTVLVQMTPVEGARNALGRMAREVQIMLKDALDAYITRDVDLAYEILERDQEIDQMYNALFREFLTFMMEDPRYITPCMHLHFIAKNTERMGDHVTAIAEQVIYLVNGEMPEEPRPKGDVTTRDIAFSEPN; from the coding sequence ATGAACGATCATCACATCCTGTCGTCGTTTGACCGCGAACTCGAAGGCATCCAAGCCCATATCATGAAAATGGGCGGGCTGGTCGAAGAGGCCATCTTAGATGCCGCCAAATCTTTGCGCGATCGCGATGATGAACTGGCCAACAAGGTGCGCCAAGCAGACAAAGCCATCGACGCGCTTGAAATATTGGTCAACGAAGAGGCCGCCAAAGTGATTGCTTTGCGCGCACCAGCTGCGGTTGATCTGCGGGTTGCCCTGTCGGTGATGAAGATCTCTGGCAACCTGGAACGCATCGGTGACTACGCCAAAAACATGGCAAAACGCACAACCGTTTTGGTGCAAATGACCCCAGTCGAAGGCGCGCGCAATGCGCTTGGCCGTATGGCACGCGAAGTGCAGATCATGCTGAAAGACGCGCTGGATGCCTATATCACGCGTGACGTTGATCTGGCCTATGAAATTCTGGAACGTGATCAGGAAATCGACCAGATGTACAATGCGCTGTTTCGGGAATTCCTGACATTTATGATGGAAGATCCGCGCTATATAACCCCTTGCATGCACTTGCATTTCATTGCCAAAAACACCGAACGTATGGGCGATCACGTAACGGCGATTGCCGAACAGGTGATCTATTTGGTGAATGGCGAAATGCCCGAAGAGCCCCGCCCCAAAGGCGATGTCACCACGCGCGACATTGCGTTTTCTGAACCCAATTAG
- a CDS encoding ASKHA domain-containing protein produces the protein MSSDPLVIFTPSGKRGRFEVGTPILTAARQLGVDLDSVCGGRGICSKCQVTPSVGAFPKHGVTVSADALSNWNAVEQRYKDKRGLIDGRRLGCQATVQGDVVIDVPPESQVHRQVVRKRAEARDIVMNPSTRLYYVEVEEPDMHQPLGDLERLIEALHDQWELEGVQADFHILSELQSALRKGQWKITVAVHAGDKINPPRIMHIWPGYYEGTIYGLAVDLGSTTIAAHLCDLQSGEVVASSGIMNPQIRFGEDLMSRVSYGMMNKGGDVEMTTAVREGMNALFVQIASEAEIDKALIMDAVFVCNPVMHHLFLGIDPFELGQAPFALATSSALSLRASELELNIHPAARTYILPCIAGHVGADAAAVALSEAPDKSDELMLVVDVGTNAEILLGNKEKVLACSSPTGPAFEGAQISSGQRAAPGAIERVEIDVVTKEPRFQIIGSDLWSDEDGFDLAVAATGITGICGSGIIEVIAEMRMAGLLDASGLVGSAAQTGSARCVPDDRTHAYLLWDGSADGGPVITVTNGDVRAIQMAKAALYSGARLLMDKFGAETVDKVVLAGAFGAHISAKHAMVLGMIPDCPLDKVTSAGNAAGTGARIALLNTKARREIEATVRKIKKVETAVEARFQEHFVNASAIPNAVEPFPILAQTVTLPDVSFNTGGEGSGGGRRRRRRG, from the coding sequence ATGAGCAGCGACCCTCTTGTGATCTTCACGCCCTCAGGCAAACGTGGCCGCTTTGAGGTTGGCACGCCGATCTTAACAGCTGCACGGCAATTGGGTGTGGATTTGGACTCTGTCTGCGGCGGACGCGGCATCTGTTCAAAGTGCCAGGTGACGCCTTCGGTTGGCGCGTTTCCTAAACACGGGGTTACGGTTTCGGCAGATGCCCTGAGCAACTGGAACGCAGTAGAACAGCGTTATAAAGATAAGCGTGGGTTGATTGATGGACGCCGGTTGGGTTGTCAGGCGACCGTGCAAGGTGATGTTGTGATCGATGTGCCACCGGAAAGCCAGGTGCATCGCCAGGTGGTGCGCAAACGCGCCGAAGCCCGCGATATCGTGATGAACCCGTCAACACGCTTGTATTATGTCGAGGTTGAAGAACCCGATATGCACCAGCCTTTGGGCGATCTAGAGCGGCTGATCGAGGCGCTGCATGATCAATGGGAACTGGAAGGTGTACAGGCTGATTTTCACATTCTGTCAGAGCTGCAATCTGCTCTGCGCAAAGGCCAATGGAAAATCACCGTTGCGGTGCATGCCGGTGACAAAATCAACCCGCCCCGTATTATGCACATCTGGCCGGGTTATTATGAGGGCACGATTTACGGATTGGCAGTGGATCTGGGATCAACCACCATTGCGGCGCATTTGTGTGACTTGCAAAGTGGTGAAGTTGTCGCTTCGAGCGGCATCATGAACCCGCAAATTCGCTTTGGCGAAGATCTGATGAGCCGCGTGTCTTATGGCATGATGAACAAAGGCGGTGATGTCGAAATGACCACCGCGGTGCGCGAAGGTATGAACGCCTTGTTTGTGCAGATTGCATCCGAAGCCGAAATCGACAAGGCGCTGATTATGGACGCGGTGTTTGTCTGTAACCCGGTGATGCACCACCTGTTTCTGGGCATTGATCCGTTTGAGCTGGGCCAGGCCCCTTTTGCTTTGGCGACAAGTAGCGCATTATCCTTGCGTGCCAGCGAGTTAGAGCTGAATATTCACCCAGCAGCCCGCACTTATATCCTGCCCTGCATTGCCGGGCATGTGGGCGCGGATGCGGCGGCTGTGGCTTTGTCTGAGGCCCCGGATAAATCCGACGAGTTGATGTTGGTGGTTGATGTGGGCACCAACGCCGAGATTTTGCTGGGCAACAAAGAAAAAGTTCTGGCCTGTTCTTCGCCCACCGGACCCGCTTTTGAAGGGGCGCAAATCAGTTCTGGCCAACGCGCAGCACCCGGTGCGATTGAGCGGGTCGAAATTGATGTGGTCACCAAAGAACCACGCTTTCAAATCATCGGATCTGACTTGTGGTCTGACGAAGACGGGTTTGATTTGGCGGTTGCCGCGACTGGCATTACCGGAATTTGCGGCTCGGGCATCATCGAAGTCATCGCTGAAATGCGCATGGCCGGGTTGTTGGATGCATCAGGTCTGGTTGGTTCTGCGGCACAAACCGGCAGTGCGCGCTGTGTGCCGGATGATCGCACCCATGCCTATTTGTTGTGGGATGGATCTGCGGATGGCGGGCCGGTGATCACGGTCACCAATGGTGACGTGCGTGCCATCCAGATGGCCAAAGCGGCGCTTTATTCCGGGGCGCGTCTTTTGATGGATAAATTTGGCGCTGAAACCGTCGACAAAGTGGTTTTGGCCGGGGCATTTGGGGCGCATATTTCCGCCAAACACGCGATGGTCTTAGGCATGATCCCGGATTGTCCACTCGACAAGGTCACAAGTGCGGGCAACGCTGCAGGCACCGGCGCCCGCATCGCCCTGTTGAACACCAAAGCCCGCCGGGAAATCGAGGCCACGGTGCGCAAGATCAAAAAGGTAGAAACCGCTGTTGAGGCCCGGTTCCAAGAGCATTTTGTCAATGCCTCGGCGATCCCGAACGCAGTAGAGCCATTTCCAATTTTGGCCCAAACGGTCACCCTGCCCGATGTGAGTTTTAACACCGGCGGCGAAGGCTCTGGCGGTGGACGTCGTAGGCGCCGCCGCGGATAA
- a CDS encoding RsmB/NOP family class I SAM-dependent RNA methyltransferase, translating into MTPAARVQTAIELLEIILEGAPAERVLTNWARSSRFAGSKDRAAVRDHVYDVLRQRNSLAVLGGGQGARALLLGLVSAQGTDPDAIFSGANYAPAALTDAERDGMGQGDSLDLADWIVPRLQQALGADFDAVEQAMRKRAPVNLRVNTRKTTLDKAREVLENENITTVSNPLSPTALEVTFGARRVKNAQAYRDGLVELQDAASQAAIDLLPLDQAQRVLDFCAGGGGKLLAMAGRSQAQFFAHDVNENRMRDLPDRAKRAGVEVEILSTDRVATAAPYDLIFCDVPCSGSGTWRRDPDSKWTFTEERLTELTAIQSDILDQAAAWVSAGGHLAYATCSMLREENHLQIDRFLADHPGWTRLKQQQWTPLDGCDGFFTAILQAPA; encoded by the coding sequence ATGACACCTGCTGCGCGCGTTCAAACCGCGATCGAGTTGCTCGAAATCATTCTTGAAGGCGCGCCAGCAGAGCGGGTGCTTACCAATTGGGCTCGCAGTTCACGCTTTGCGGGGTCCAAAGATCGTGCCGCTGTACGCGATCATGTCTATGATGTTTTGCGGCAAAGAAACTCTCTTGCTGTTCTTGGTGGCGGGCAGGGCGCAAGGGCGCTTTTGCTTGGGCTGGTGTCAGCACAAGGCACGGACCCAGACGCGATTTTCAGCGGGGCCAATTATGCGCCTGCTGCCTTAACGGATGCCGAACGTGATGGCATGGGACAGGGCGATTCTTTGGATCTTGCTGACTGGATTGTACCCAGATTACAGCAGGCCTTGGGCGCTGATTTTGACGCTGTAGAGCAGGCCATGCGCAAACGCGCACCGGTTAATCTGCGCGTCAATACGCGTAAAACTACATTAGATAAGGCGCGTGAAGTCCTTGAAAATGAAAACATAACCACCGTTTCCAACCCGCTTTCACCAACCGCGCTAGAAGTGACTTTTGGCGCGCGCCGAGTGAAAAACGCACAGGCCTATCGGGATGGTTTGGTTGAACTGCAGGATGCGGCCAGTCAGGCGGCCATAGACCTTTTGCCATTGGATCAAGCGCAGCGGGTCTTGGATTTCTGTGCAGGTGGCGGTGGCAAATTACTGGCGATGGCCGGGCGCTCGCAAGCTCAATTTTTCGCGCATGACGTGAATGAAAATCGCATGCGGGATCTGCCAGATCGTGCCAAACGCGCGGGCGTAGAGGTCGAGATTTTGTCCACCGACAGGGTTGCAACCGCCGCGCCCTATGACCTGATCTTCTGCGACGTACCTTGCTCTGGCAGCGGCACTTGGCGACGGGACCCAGATAGCAAATGGACCTTTACCGAAGAACGTTTGACAGAGCTTACGGCGATCCAGTCCGACATTCTGGACCAAGCCGCAGCTTGGGTCAGCGCGGGCGGCCATTTGGCCTATGCCACCTGTTCGATGCTGCGCGAAGAAAACCATCTTCAAATTGATAGATTCCTCGCGGATCATCCGGGTTGGACCCGCCTAAAACAACAGCAATGGACACCCCTTGACGGCTGTGACGGCTTTTTTACCGCAATCCTACAAGCGCCTGCCTAA